Part of the Gammaproteobacteria bacterium genome is shown below.
ACCAGGCCCCTTACATTTGGAGCAAAAGTACACAAAACTTTTTGAAATATTGGTGGCAGGAAAACAAGACTATTGGATTGCAAGTAGTCGATTCACGTATAATCTTTATCTAGATGCTGGCATTCCTTCAGAGAGACTTTTTTTAAGTTACTACAGCACAGAATTATCGCACTTCAACCATCCTCGAACAGGAGTTCTACGTAAAAAATTAAATATTCCACCACATGCTTTTGTGGTGGGGAATATCAATTTAATCTACCCACCGAAAAAATATTTAGGACACCGAATTGGATTGAAGAGTCATGAAGATGTTATTGAAGCGATCAGTATCGCTCAGAGTCAAAATGATAATATTTGGGGCGTGTTGGTTGGAGGTACATTTTCTGGTTCACCTCAATATGAAAAGAAATTGCGAGAAATGGCAGAAAAAAAAGGCAAAGGAAAAATTCTGATGCCTGGAAAATTCACCGCTGAAGAAGTGGGGCTCAGCTGGCCAGATTTTGATTGTGCTGTTCATGTGCCCTTATCAGAAAATTGTGGTGGAGTAGTGGAGCCATTACTCTGTGCTGTGCCTACCATAGCAGGGCAGGTGGGTGGTCTGCCTGAAGTCGTTCAACATGATCGAACAGGCATCACAGTACCCATTCGTCGTCCCGATTTATTAGCAGAAGCCATTTTGAATGTCGTTAAGGATCAACAAAAATACCACATTTTGGCTGAACGAGGTCGTCACCTAGCTACAAAAATGTTTGATCCTGTTCGTTGTACAAAGGAAATTCTAGCGATTTATCATCATATCCTAGATGCTCAGCCTCGACCTGAGGAGTTGTCTACTCTTAAAGGATTACTCGAT
Proteins encoded:
- a CDS encoding glycosyltransferase family 4 protein; the protein is MKVLQIVKTSDGAFWAVRQVAELIKYGIEVHVAIPRESGAAIPAWQKTGAIVHFIDCSLPVRAPWKMAGISKKIRELVNHINPDIIHSHSVTTTIMLRLALGRHHGIPRIFQVPGPLHLEQKYTKLFEILVAGKQDYWIASSRFTYNLYLDAGIPSERLFLSYYSTELSHFNHPRTGVLRKKLNIPPHAFVVGNINLIYPPKKYLGHRIGLKSHEDVIEAISIAQSQNDNIWGVLVGGTFSGSPQYEKKLREMAEKKGKGKILMPGKFTAEEVGLSWPDFDCAVHVPLSENCGGVVEPLLCAVPTIAGQVGGLPEVVQHDRTGITVPIRRPDLLAEAILNVVKDQQKYHILAERGRHLATKMFDPVRCTKEILAIYHHILDAQPRPEELSTLKGLLDT